A single window of Deinococcus sp. KSM4-11 DNA harbors:
- a CDS encoding DUF485 domain-containing protein — protein sequence MTVSQSRPSPAPARNAAYQQLVAQRNSFTVTMTVTFLVLYFLLPILAGYNKPLMATKVFGNVTFGYVLAFLEFVMGWVMAYIYVVRARAFDRLAEEARR from the coding sequence ATGACCGTATCCCAGTCACGCCCGAGTCCCGCCCCAGCCCGCAACGCCGCGTACCAGCAACTGGTCGCGCAGCGGAATTCGTTCACGGTCACCATGACGGTCACGTTCCTGGTGTTGTACTTCCTGCTGCCGATCCTGGCCGGGTACAACAAACCCCTGATGGCCACCAAGGTCTTCGGGAACGTCACCTTCGGGTACGTGCTCGCCTTCCTGGAATTCGTGATGGGCTGGGTCATGGCGTACATCTACGTGGTTCGGGCGCGCGCCTTCGACCGGCTGGCCGAGGAAGCCCGCCGATGA
- the moaA gene encoding GTP 3',8-cyclase MoaA: MLRDQLARPLRDLRISVTDRCNLRCTYCMPADVFGPDYAFLPRSELLSFEEIERLARVFVALGVRKLRITGGEPTLRRDLPELIARLSRIEGVDDVALTTNGLLLPRLAADLKAAGLHRVTVSIDSLDPDVFGRMNGLGTHPQKVLDGIEAALQAGLGVKVNTVVQRGVNEDGLRNLWLALREKAVVRFIEFMDVGNHNGWNLGSVVPSREVLARLSADGTGGEFQPVNPRYRGEVAARHVDREGHEVGLISSVSAPFCGDCSRARLSAVGVLYTCLFAGVGTDLRAPLRTGASDPEIHTLISGVWAARRDRYSEERGEATLERATKVEMSHIGG; encoded by the coding sequence ATGCTCCGCGACCAGTTGGCAAGGCCCCTGCGTGACCTGCGCATCAGCGTGACCGACCGCTGCAACCTGCGCTGCACCTACTGCATGCCGGCCGACGTGTTTGGCCCGGACTACGCGTTCTTGCCACGCAGCGAGCTGCTGAGCTTCGAGGAGATCGAACGGCTGGCCCGCGTATTCGTGGCGTTGGGGGTGCGCAAATTGCGCATCACGGGCGGCGAGCCCACCCTACGCCGCGACCTGCCGGAGCTGATCGCCCGCCTGAGCCGCATCGAGGGTGTGGACGACGTGGCCCTCACCACCAACGGCCTGCTGTTGCCCCGGCTGGCGGCCGACCTGAAGGCCGCGGGGTTGCACCGCGTGACCGTCAGCATCGATTCCCTCGATCCTGACGTGTTCGGGCGCATGAACGGCCTGGGTACGCACCCGCAGAAGGTGCTGGACGGCATCGAGGCGGCCCTTCAAGCGGGGCTGGGTGTGAAGGTGAACACGGTCGTGCAGCGCGGCGTGAACGAGGACGGCCTGCGGAACCTGTGGCTGGCGCTGCGCGAGAAGGCCGTGGTGCGGTTCATCGAGTTCATGGACGTGGGCAACCACAACGGCTGGAACTTAGGCAGCGTGGTGCCCTCACGCGAGGTGTTGGCCCGCCTGAGTGCCGATGGAACGGGGGGCGAGTTCCAGCCGGTGAACCCCAGGTACCGGGGCGAAGTGGCTGCCCGGCATGTGGACAGAGAGGGGCATGAAGTCGGCCTGATCTCGTCGGTGAGTGCGCCGTTCTGCGGAGACTGCTCGCGGGCGCGGCTGTCGGCCGTGGGCGTGCTGTACACCTGCCTGTTCGCGGGCGTGGGCACGGATCTGCGGGCGCCCCTGCGAACCGGAGCCAGCGATCCCGAGATTCACACGCTGATCTCCGGCGTGTGGGCGGCCCGCCGTGACCGCTACAGCGAGGAGCGGGGCGAGGCCACCCTGGAGCGGGCCACCAAGGTGGAGATGTCACACATCGGGGGCTGA